The Rubripirellula tenax genome contains the following window.
ACTGGGGGCTCGCTCGATTCTTGGCGATGTTCGCAATACCGAGATGCAGACGACGCTGAACCTGCGGATCAAGTATCGCGAGTCTTTTCGTCCATTTGCGCCGGCAGTGTTGCACGAGCGCGTGTCGGACTACTTTGATCTTGACCGCGAAAGTCCATACATGCTGCTGGTCGCACCAGTGAAGGAAAGTCGCCGAATTGCGATCGAGCTAAAGGACGAAGACGTCGACCAGGATTTATTGCCGATTGTCCGTCAGTTGCGATCGGATATTCCCGCCGTTACGCACGTCGACTACTCGGCTCGCATCCAATCGGTGCGACGCGAACACCATCAAGCCTTTTACGATCTGATCAAACAGTTTGAAAAAGACACCGGCTTCGGCGTGCTGGTTAACACTTCATTCAACGTTCGAGGCGAACCGATCGTGTGTACGCCCCAGGACGCTTACCGATGCTTCATGCGAACCGAGATGGATATCCTGGCTCTGGACGACTGCATCTTGGTGAAGGGCGAACAGCCTGAGTGGCCCGAGGGCAAAGGCGAAGGACTTGAGAATGAAGACGTCTATGCTGTGCCTCAGGCCAAGCCGACGGATCCATATCACGAACAGATCGCCAAATTGTTCGAATCATCGTTCTGGCCCGAAGCAACGAAAGCGAAAAGCCAGGGCATGGCGATGGTGTCGGTGGACACGCCGCCCAAACGAGCGAGCACCTGGTCGGATACATCGACAACAGACACAGCTCGTGAAGAGTTTGAATTCGCGTCGGCACTGACGAATCCAGACGCCAACGCGTCGCTGGTCGCCGCCGCGGTTGTGTCACGATGGCGAGATCAAAAAGTGGGGCGATTGCTTGAACCGACCGTCGCAAAAATCTTGCAGGTCGCATCGAAGCATCCGGTCGACGAAGACCAAGCGGCGGAAATTTCAGAGTCCGTCTACGTGATGTTCTAACATCCGCATGCGAGACTCGCATCTCGAACGGAAAAAACTCCGTAGCGTCTCCCATTCAACATGCTATTCAATTCATACGAATTCATCTTCTTGCTTTTGCCGATTGCTTTTCTGGGCAATCGGTTGCTGGCAGGGCGGTACAATGCTCGAGTCATCTGGCTGCTGGCGTGTTCTCTGTTCTTTTACGCATGGTGGAATCCGATCTACCTGCCACTGCTGTTGGCGACCGTTGGTTTCAACTACACCGTTGGCAAAAAACTTTGCGTTAGCCGAAACAAACAGTTGCTGGTGCTTGGGGTCGCCGCAAATCTTTGTTTGATTGGCTATTTTAAGTACGCGAATTTTTTCGTTCAAAGCGTGACCAGCCTTGGTGGCGGCGAATTCACTTTGGGGCAAATCGCTTTGCCTCTGGCCATTTCATTTTTCACCTTTCAACAGATTGCGTATCTGGTCGATTGCTATTCGGGGGTTTCAACGGGTTATCGCCCGATGGAATATGCGTTGTTCGTCAGTTTCTTTCCGCAACTGATCGCCGGCCCCATTGTTCATCACGCGGAAATGATGCCACAGATTCGCGTTCCATCGCGTCGGATTCGCGAAGACCTGTCGGTGGGACTCACCATCTTCTCGATTGGGCTGTTCAAGAAGGCGGTGCTTGCCGACGGGATCGCTCCTTACGCCAACTCGCTCTTTGACAACGAATCTGCTTGGCACTCCGTTACGTTCTTTCATGCTTGGATTGGCTGCCTCGCGTATGGGCTGCAGATCTACTTTGACTTTTCGGGCTACTCGGACATGGCCATCGGTGCGGCAAGAATCTTTGGGATCAAGTTGCCGCTAAACTTCTTCGCACCTTATCGATCCGAGACGATCAGCGATTTCTGGCGACGATGGCATATGACGCTTTCACATTTTCTTCGCGACTATTTGTACTTTCCGCTGGGCGGGAATCGGAAAGGCACGCTCAATAGATACCGAAACCTGATGATCACGATGCTGTTGGGTGGGCTGTGGCATGGTGCCGGATGGACGTTTGTCTTGTGGGGGCTCTTGCACGGCGGCTTTCTTGTTGTGCAACACGGCTGGAGCCACATGACACGCGGCATCATTGGGTGGAAGGGACGCCCGCCGTATCGGATGGCCGCTTGCGCAGTCACGTTCGTCGCGGTCCATTTCGCTTGGGTCTACTTTCGCGCGGGCTCACTGGACTCTGCAAACGAAGTGGCCCGAGGAATGGTGGGCATGAACGGAGCTGCAATTCCGGACGCCATTTTCAACCGGCTAGGTCCCTTGGAGACGCCGCTGGGCATCTTGGGCATCGGTGAAGACACCGCAAGCGGTTCATTGTTTGTTGCTGCGATCACTTGGATCACCGCACTTTTGACAATCGTATGGACGATGCCAACGACCCAACAATTTATGATCCAGCACGAACCCGCGTGGGAGTACGCTAACGTCGAACACATGCAGACGCTTCCAAGCCCAGGTGTCGGCTGGCAAGTGCCCCTGACATGGAAGCCAACGTTAGGGTGGTCGATCGTGATCAGCTTGATTTCTGTGGCTGGAGTTCTGTCGCTCGCCGAATTGTCTGAGTTTCTCTACTTTCAGTTTTAGGAAACCATGCAATCGCAAGATGAAACAGCCGTGACCGCCCGAACGAATGCCGATCGTCACCCGTCCTATTCGAAATACCTCGGGCAATGGCTGTTGGTGGCTCCTCTGCTGCTTAGTATGGTCGTTGCGTTCAACGTGTCGGTCGATCCGTACATTCGATTCGCCACTTCGCGAGTTGAAGGGTGGAACGCAAAAAAGCCGAAAGCGATACGGCAAGTTCGCATGACGAAGGCGTACGGAGTCGCCCGCGGCAACTTCAAAATGCTGCTACTCGGAAATTCGCGCGTCGATATTGGATTCGATCCAAGCAGCAGCGCGATGCCGAGCCGCTTCCGACCTGCGTACAACCTTGGGCAACCCGGTGGCGGCACCGAACTTGCAACGCAATATCTTCAGCACGCCCTTGTGACTCAAACGCCAGACGCGGTCCTTCTAGGCGTCGACTTTCTCAACTTTCTTCGCAAGCCCGAACACTTGATCGACGCGTCAATCGATCCTACCGAAAATGAGCCTAGCTCTGCCCCGGATAGTCGACTGCTTTCTCGGCAAGGTGGCCCTACGCCGCTTGCAGCACTGAAGTCGCGTGCAAGTGACATGGTCGCGTCGACGGCCTCTTTGACAGCCCTTAAAGACTCGATGATTACGGTCGCCGAACAACGTTCACCATTCACGGCCGACATGTCCGACGAGGGCTTCAATTCGGGGATCGCTTTTCGTCAGCTGATTCGCGACGAAGGGCAAGCGGCGCTGTTTCGACAAAAGAACATCGAGTATGCCCAAAAATGCCTGACGCGTGTTGCGCCTGCAATGGATCGGTCAACTGAACTACTTGCCGTGGAAGCGGTCTTGGAAGCCTGCCAGAGTGATGACATACACATCGACGTATTCATCCATCCTTACCACGCCGATATTCTCGAAATCTTTGACGAGGCAGGACGATGGGATGATTTCGAGCGATGGAAGTCGTCGTTGACCGATCTGTGCAATCGATACGATGTGTCGCTCTGGGATTTCTCCAGCTACAACAGCTACACCACAGAGCAGACACCGACACCAAAGGACAAAAAAACCGTCATGAAATGGTATTGGGAGTCCGGCCATTACCGCTGCGAACTTGGTGACCAAATTCTTTCGACGATCTATTCGAACTCGAGTGTTGCGGCAAGACCAGTTGCGAAACGTCCGTTTGCTAAACGGCTGACACCACAAGTGTTCGAAGACTGGATAGAAGCCATACGGCAGGGCCAACAAGCCTACGCTCAACAATTTGCGTCTTCATCGCAGCGAGCGCGTGGCCTTGTTCAGAACCTCACAGCGAAAGCAGACACATCGCCGTGAACGTCCTTAGCGTATGCACGAATCTGCCAACCCAACGATCGCCCTTACATGGACTTTTTGTTCGCCGTCGGTTGG
Protein-coding sequences here:
- a CDS encoding MBOAT family O-acyltransferase, which codes for MLFNSYEFIFLLLPIAFLGNRLLAGRYNARVIWLLACSLFFYAWWNPIYLPLLLATVGFNYTVGKKLCVSRNKQLLVLGVAANLCLIGYFKYANFFVQSVTSLGGGEFTLGQIALPLAISFFTFQQIAYLVDCYSGVSTGYRPMEYALFVSFFPQLIAGPIVHHAEMMPQIRVPSRRIREDLSVGLTIFSIGLFKKAVLADGIAPYANSLFDNESAWHSVTFFHAWIGCLAYGLQIYFDFSGYSDMAIGAARIFGIKLPLNFFAPYRSETISDFWRRWHMTLSHFLRDYLYFPLGGNRKGTLNRYRNLMITMLLGGLWHGAGWTFVLWGLLHGGFLVVQHGWSHMTRGIIGWKGRPPYRMAACAVTFVAVHFAWVYFRAGSLDSANEVARGMVGMNGAAIPDAIFNRLGPLETPLGILGIGEDTASGSLFVAAITWITALLTIVWTMPTTQQFMIQHEPAWEYANVEHMQTLPSPGVGWQVPLTWKPTLGWSIVISLISVAGVLSLAELSEFLYFQF